Proteins encoded in a region of the Xiphophorus couchianus chromosome 11, X_couchianus-1.0, whole genome shotgun sequence genome:
- the gltpd2b gene encoding glycolipid transfer protein domain-containing protein 2 — protein sequence MGVKRKAAAAIVVLLLCLGSLWLQGGLDYHWDSCLKGYNQVNKPPLQNQPHQLSNSSEADETQGPPVLALCPGQNFQVSVLVSHLLAARAYTSDVLLQPYLSSWDELVKFMESLGPMVSLISQEIETKTAIIRQLALLSEKSPEAELVPDMHSGNAANSQTVVKKFAGDSQGAYHSVRSMIWTELNRGTVDFHHQTDSGCRTLLRLHRALLWLKLFLQKLAETPTAGRLRSPSDLCREAYQNTLSHHHTWFVRRAAELAFIALPERGFFFRLVCVHNQEELSVVLTRVVNAIGEIYDRTQKALEENGMLDLP from the exons ATGGGTGTGAAGCGCAAGGCGGCCGCTGCTATCGTGGTCCTGCTGCTGTGTCTTGGATCACTGTGGCTGC AGGGAGGTTTGGACTATCACTGGGATTCCTGTTTAAAAGGTTACAATCAGGTTAACAAG CCCCCACTGCAGAATCAGCCTCACCAGCTGTCCAACAGCAGCGAGGCAGATGAGACACAGGGCCCGCCTGTTCTCGCTCTGTGCCCTGGCCAGAACTTCCAGGTGTCAGTGTTGGTCTCCCACCTGCTGGCTGCTCGGGCTTACACCTCGGATGTGCTGCTGCAGCCATATCTGTCCAGCTGGGACGAGCTTGTAAA GTTCATGGAGTCTCTGGGCCCTATGGTTAGTTTAATATCACAGGAGATAGAGACTAAAACTGCTATAATCCGCCAACTGGCCCTGCTTTCTGAGAAGAGCCCAGAAGCAGAGCTTGTCCCAGACATGCACTCAGGAAATGCTGCAAACTCACAAACTGTGGTGAAAAAGTTTGCTGGGGATTCGCAGGGGGCCTACCACTCCGTGCGCTCAATGATTTGGACTGAGCTGAATCGAGGCACAGTTGATTTCCACCACCAGACAGACTCAGGATGCCGGACCCTTCTGCGACTCCATCGAGCTCTGCTCTGGTTGAAACTCTTCCTGCAGAAGCTTGCAGAGACGCCGACGGCCGGACGGCTCAGGAGTCCCTCTGATCTGTGTCGGGAGGCGTACCAGAACACCCTCTCTCACCACCACACTTGGTTTGTCCGGAGGGCGGCTGAGTTGGCCTTCATCGCCCTGCCGGAGCGAGGATTTTTCTTCAGGCTGGTGTGTGTGCACAACCAGGAGGAGCTGAGCGTGGTGTTAACCAGAGTAGTTAATGCCATTGGAGAAATCTATGACAGGACACAGAAGGCACTGGAGGAAAATGGCATGCTGGACTTACCTTGA
- the chrne gene encoding acetylcholine receptor subunit epsilon isoform X2, giving the protein MALRCLGIFFVFLTALGTLTSLVMCNEESELIYDLFKNYNKNIRPAVEPKEKVQVTIKLTLTNLISLNEKEETLTTNVWIEIQWSDYRLAWNQSNYHGIQVIRVPYNTVWLPDIVLENNIDGQFDVAYYANVLITHDGSMYWLPPAIYRSTCAIEITYFPFDYQNCTLVFRSQTYSYNELDLILATEEDKIVEWVHIDPAAFTENGEWAIVHRPARKMINSRYSPDDLEYQEIVFNLVIQRKPLFYIINIILPCSLISSLVVLAYFLPAQAGGQKLTVSISVLLAQTVFLFLIAQKVPETSLSVPLIGKYLIFVMSVTTLIATNQIVVLNYSLRSPSTHIMSHTVKHLFLEMVPRFLGMSPLVDDSEATAEMNGLKERRRSSFGLMQRAEEYVLKQPRSEMMFDKQRERHGLTRSIGN; this is encoded by the exons ATGGCTCTGCGCTGTTTAGGGATATTTTTCGTATTTCTAACTGCTCTAGGGACTCTAACGAGCCTGG TGATGTGTAATGAGGAGTCCGAGCTGATCTACGACTTGTTCAAAAACTACAACAAGAACATTCGTCCAGCCGTTGAACCTAAGGAGAAAGTGCAGGTTACGATCAAGCTGACGCTGACGAACCTTATCTCACTG AATGAAAAGGAAGAGACTCTAACAACCAATGTATGGATTGAAATT CAATGGTCTGATTATCGCCTTGCCTGGAACCAGAGCAATTATCACGGCATTCAAGTTATCCGGGTCCCATACAACACGGTTTGGCTTCCTGACATAGTCCTTGAAAACAA CATTGATGGCCAGTTTGATGTGGCTTACTACGCAAATGTCCTGATCACCCATGATGGGTCGATGTATTGGTTGCCTCCTGCTATCTATCGTAGCACCTGTGCAATTGAAATTACTTACTTCCCATTTGACTATCAAAACTGCACACTGGTATTcag ATCCCAAACTTACAGTTACAACGAGCTGGACTTGATCTTGGCTACTGAAGAGGATAAAATAGTTGAATGGGTGCATATTGACCCAGCTGCTTTTACAG AGAACGGTGAGTGGGCCATTGTCCACCGACCTGCCAGGAAGATGATCAACTCGAGGTATTCCCCCGACGACCTGGAATATCAGGAGATTGTGTTCAACCTGGTCATTCAGAGGAAGCCCCTGTTCTATATCATCAACATCATCCTGCCCTGCTCTCTCATCTCCTCGCTGGTTGTACTGGCCTACTTCCTTCCTGCTCAAG CTGGAGGACAAAAATTGACTGTCTCCATTTCTGTGCTGCTGGCTCAGACTGTCTTCCTGTTTCTGATTGCTCAAAAGGTCCCTGAGACATCGCTCTCTGTCCCTCTGATTGGAAA GTACCTCATTTTTGTCATGAGTGTCACAACTCTCATCGCAACCAATCAGATTGTGGTGCTGAACTACTCTCTCCGCAGCCCCAGCACTCACATCATGTCCCACACTGTCAAGCAC CTGTTCTTGGAAATGGTGCCTCGTTTCTTAGGCATGTCCCCGCTGGTGGACGACAGTGAGGCGACAGCAGAGATGAACGGGTTGAAGGAGAGGCGGCGCAGCTCTTTCGGCCTCATGCAGAGAGCAGAGGAATATGTGTTGAAACAACCTCGGAGTGAAATGATGTTCGACaaacaaagagagagacatGGCCTCACTCGATCAATTG